DNA sequence from the Sphingomonas bisphenolicum genome:
GCCGTCGACCAGCCCGTCCTTCCCATCGCAGGCTTTCAGGACAGCGCTGCGCACGATGCCGAGCTGGGCGGGGGAGTAGAGGCTGGCAAACTGGCTGAACGGGCGCACGCCCTTGGCGTCGGGCTTGAGCAGCCGCCCGAAATGCTGCGCGTCCCACGTCTGGGCCAGACCGGCGCGGGGTAGGGACATGCCCGGCGCGGCGGCGACGATGCCGTTGAAGGAATTGGGGTAGCGATGGGCGAGCGCGAGGCCTTCCTGCCCGCCCTTGGAGCAGCCTGCAAAGTATGAATAGCGCGGCGCTTTGCCGTAGAAGGTGGTGACGGCGGCCTTGGCGGCCTGGGTCACCGCGTCGAGCGAGGCATAGGCATAGTTGCGGCGCGCTTCCGGATCGAAGCCGAAGGCGACCGCGCCGCCCTTGGTCGGATCGCTGTTGACGGCATTGTCGTGGCCGGAATCCTGGCTGACCACGGCATAGCCCTGGGCGAGGGCCGGGGTGACGAGGCCTACGCCTGCCGTTGCGCCGAGCGCATTGCCGATTTCGCCATTGGTGCCGCCGCCGCCCTGAAACAGGAAGCGACCATTCCAGTCGAGCGGCAAGCGCAGATGGAATTTGATGGCGTAACTTTGGCCGTCCACGCCCTTGCGTTCGGCCATGACTGCGCGAATGTCGCAATGGCTCTTGAGCGGCGTGGCGTCATATTGGAAGTCGCGTGGGTCCGGTTTCGGCGCTGGTCCTTGCGGCACGAAGTCGGCGCTGGTGACCCGGGTGGAAGCGTCGGGCCAATGACCGCGCAATGTGTTGGCGAATGCAGCGCATCGACCGCCATCGGATGCGTTGGGCGCAACGGGGCTTGCCGCAGATACCGGCGCGCACGCGACGATGAGCGTGGCGAGGGCGGAGGTCGTGAACCAATGGCTGGCGTGGCGGATCATGCTGGCGTCTCCCGCAGGGCATTCTGGCCGATGATGATCGCGCCCAGCGGTCCAGCCTCACGCCCCAGTCCCGGTGGCACGATCAGATCGTGCAGGGCATCAAGGTCCAGACCCGCCAGATAGCTGCCCAGATTGTCGGCGACCGCGACGCGGATGTTGTCGAGCAGGGCGGGGCGGTGGTCGAGAACGCCGCCGCCGATCACCAGACGGTGGGGCGAAAGGCACAAGATGAGCATCGCGGCCCATTCGCCCAGTTCCGCCGCGACCCGTTGCCATATAATATCGTCGTCCGGCACCTCGGCCAGGGGGCGGTTCGCGCGCGCGGCCAGCGCGGGGCCACCGATCAGCCCCTCCAGGCAATCGCCATGAGCGGGACATGCACCTGCAAATGTGTCGCCCGGCGTGCGGCGGATGCGCATATGGCCCGCTTCGGGATGAAGACGGCCATGAACGGCCTTGCCATCGACGACGATGCCCAGCCCAACGCCGGTGCCGATGGTCGCATAGACGTGGACAGGGCAATCGGTCGAAGCGCCCCAGGCGCCTTCCGCCAGCGCTGCGCCCGCCACGTCGGTATCTATCCCCACCGGTATGGCGAAACGACGGGCGAAATGGCCATGGACATCCACGCCCGCCCAGCCGGGCTTGGGCGTATTTTCCATATGCCCGAAATGCGGGTCGGCGGGGTCAAGGCAGAGCGGGCCGAAGCTGGCGATGCCGATCGCTGCAAAGGGCGCTCCCCTGCGCCAGCCGTCCAGCGCGGCGGCGATATCGTCAAGCGTTTCCGGCCCTCGCGTCGGCCAGCGGCTTTGGTGCAGGATCGTGCGGCCCCGCGCCAATGTCGCGATGCATTTGGTGCCGCCCAGCTCCACACCGGCGATCAGGGTGTCCTTATCGATCACGCCAGCCACGCGCGTTCTCCGTCCAGCATGATCTGTAGTTCGGGCGCGGGGGTGCCGCCGAAATGCGCGCGGGCTTGCGCGACATCGCGGGGCGGCTCCGTCAGCCCGACCAGATCGACGAAACTCTGCACGCGCAGGTCCGGCAAGACCAGCCAGCTATAGGCCTGATAAGGCGCGGCGGGCGGATTTCCGAAGACAAGGCCTGACCCGTTCAACGGGCGCCACGGGCCAGATAGCCTTTCGGCGACCATGCCATAAAGGCCCGTCGGACCAGCGGGGCCGGACGGCGCGAATACCTTGGTCTGGGTGGACCAGAAGAGATAATAAAGGCCGTTGCGGACGATGACATGCGGCCGCTCCAATTCGTTGTTGAGGCCGTCGGCATCGACCAACGGCGGCAGGATCTGCCAACCGTTCTCCGCGATGCGCCGGGCGATGCCGACGGCTCCGTTCCAGGCGGATGTGGATCGAGCAAGCGATCCGGCAAAGAGGAGATATTCCGCACCGTCGGCAGGATCGCGGAAGAAAGCGGGGTCGCGAAACGCCTTGATCGATCCGATCGCGCCGCCGCCGGTCATGTCGCTGCTATAATGGACGTCGTCGGGCGTGACGCATTCCTTTGGCGTCGCCCAGGGCGACAAAATGACGCTGTCCTTCTCCACCGACAGGCGCGCGCTCGTCTGGAACAGCCTCTGGACGAAGCTGATTTCCGCCTCGTCCCGAATGCCCGCGACGGTGTAATAAAGGGTGATCGTCACGCCATCGGGCGACAGCATCGCCGAACCGGACCATTCGCGGCTGCCGGGAGACAGGCCATCGGGCAGCACCGGACCCAGATCATGCCAGTTCGCGCCTACATTATGCAGTAGGCGCATGCGAGCCATGGCATGGCGGGCATCCGGGTCGGGCAGGATCGGCGCGGACAAGGAGATGAACAGTGTCCCGCCGGCAATTTGCGCCGGATGGCCGTCGGCGTGCTGAACCGGCCAATAGTCCCACAGGTCCAGACTATCGATCACGCGAGGCTGGGCCGTGATGAGGGGCGCGTAGGATTCAGGCGCCGCCTTGATGCGCATTACGTCTTGGGCTGTCCAGCGCGTTGGAATGATGGTGCCGCTCATGCCGCGATACGCCCGAAGGTCACGACCTTCGCCAAGGCGTGCAGTCCCTGGCGAAGGTCCGACTTCCGCCGCGCGGGCCATGCCGCCGGCGTAGTGCTCGTCATGGTGCAGGTGGGAACGCGAAACATGCTTTGGCCGATCCGTGCGACGTCGCCGCTGCGCTCATCGCGCTGATGCTTCATCCATGAAGCAACCCGTGTCAAAAGCAGCGCCCGCACCATCGTCCCCCAATTCGTCGTCTTATGTGTTGCAGCATTGCTATATCGAACAACAAACGTTTGCAAGAGGAAATGCAAACGTTAGCAATGGCATTTTGCTGCTATGGGCGATGTGTGGGGAACGCCGCCGATCAGGCGGAGGCGCGCAGCACCAGCGTGGGAGGCAGGGAGATGGATGCCGTCTTTTTCCCGGCGATGCGCTGGAACAACAGGTCGATCATCATGCGTGCGCCCAGCGCGACATCCTGTCGAATTGTGGTGAGCGACGGAGTGGTCTGACTGGCGATGAAGACATCGTCATAGCCGATGACGGCAATGTCTTCAGGCACCCGCAGGCCATGATCGGCAATCGCGCGCAGGGCGCTCAAGGCGATAACGTCGGACGCTGCGAAAATGCCGTCGGGGGTCGGATGATTGCGCATATAGTCGCGGATCGCGGCATAAGAAGCTTCAGGGGTTACATGGGTGGGCAAGACGAAACCCGGCGGCACGTTCTCCTGCGCAATGGCATGGTTGAACCCGGCGAATCGCGCTTCGAATTCCGGCACGTCCGGATTGCCCAAAAAGGTCAGCCTTTTGCGGCCAGTGGACAGAAGGCGCCGGGCTGCCAGACGCCCCCCTTCGAAATTATCCGAACCTACAGTCATCTGGTTGTAGCCAGCGACCGAAGCGCCCCAAACGACGAGAGGATCATAGGTGGCGGACACTTGCTCGATTGCGTCGATCTGGTTCGATTGGCCGACGATGATGACGCCGTCGACCTTGCCGGAATCGACGAAAGCCTGAAGCCACCGATCGTTCGAGGGAATGACGCGCGACAGCAGTAGATCATGGCTGCGATCGGCCAGGGCGTCGGCGAGAGAGGCTATCAGGCTCATGAAGAACGGGTCGGTCAGATGCTGTTCGGTTTCGTGACCCAGCGGCAGCACCACGCCGATCGCACCCGTTCGCCTGAGTCGAAAATTGCGCGCTGCGACGTTGATCTGAAAATCATGGTCGCGGGCAAGCTGTTTGATCCTGTCTCTGGTCGCCTTTGCAACCAAAGGATTATCCGCCAGGGATCGGGAAACAGTGGATATGGATACCCCGGCAAGTATGGAAAGATCGGCGAGACTGGCGGCTTTCTGGCGTTTCATTTGCATATTCCAAGGCGGGTTTCATGCCATTCGAAGGACTTTGCGATTTCCCGATAATTTCGGTGCTAGGGATAGGCCTTGTCATACGCAAGACGCTAGCGATGCAAGGAAGCCCCAGCATCCGAGTTCAACTGCTGCTTCGGCACGCTGAAAACCCAAAGCCGCCCGCCGGCCTTTGGGAAATCGCATCGGCCTCTAGATAGCTGTGAAAGACTCTATAGCGATGAAGGACCCGACCTTGCGGCGATAGCGGCACCCCAGCGCGCGAGCCTTGTCATTAGGCGGCGGGGGGCTGACCATCGGCGACCGGAGGGTCACGCAGGAGGTGCGGCTTCACAGCTACGGCTTAGTCCGACAACCAGAACGACGAGCGGGACATCGCAGGGGCTTCCATCCAGATAGGAAACCATTGAATCAAGCCGTCCAAGCTTACTAAACAGGGTGATTGAGTTTTGACCAAAGAGGGCAATAGCGATCACGCTTCAATCCAGAACGAATAGTATCAAGAAGCAGCCTTTATAGAGTAGAGTGGATCCCATTCAGAAATATCGTGGTGACCAAATCGGCATGCGCTCTCATTTCGGCATCCGTCATTGGCTCACCGCCCAGAAGCAACCTGCGTTGCCACTCTCCAAGAGCCATGACAACAAATTGCGTGGCTATAGGGTGGCTTGCTGCTTCCGCCATGCCTTCGCCTTCGAGGATGCTGACTACGGGCATGACTTGATAACGCTCGAACTGTATCCGAGAAATCTGGCGTAGCTCGTCAAAGTCGCCGCCTTCGCGATAGATCAACCTGGCGATCTGCAGGCTGAGGGGCGGAAATAGCTGCCGTTGCATTTCCGTTGCGTAAGTGACCAGGCGGCTGTGGAGATCACCTTCCAAATGGGGCAGGTCGGGTTGGATCTGGCGACCGGAATAATCGAGGCAAGCCTCGAAAAGTGCAAGTTTGTCAGGATAATAATTATAGAGCGTTCGGCTCGAAACTTCAGCCTTTTCTGCAATGTCCCGCAGCGATGCCGCGCGAAACCCCATGTGGGCGAATTCCTCCAAAGCCATGGCGATCAGGCGCTGTCGTTTTTGCTCAGCCTCGTCCGCCTTGGGGCGTCCAGCTCGTCTTTTTGCCTGTATTTCGCTCATTTCGATCCTCTTTCGATCAGCATTGCGTCGAAGGCAAGGCCATTCCTCACGCAGATTGACTAATTACACATGGAACTGTAATTAATATATATCGAGTCGGCGACATGTCGACCATTTGGCGGAGGCAAAGGATGCAGGGGCGAGATTCTAGTGACGACAGGATGATGCAATCCGGGACTGAGGCGGCGATTCAGGCTCTGGATCCCGTCATGGCGCTCATGTCCCTGATCCAGATCACTGGCGATAGAACCCTGCTGCATCACTATTGGGACGCGCTCGATGGCCGACAGGAAACGGTCGTCGAAGCCTTCCGGGACATTAATGCACATGATCTGCGGAAGCGGGTTGATCCGGTCATCGCCGCGGAAATTCGTGATGCGCTGCGGGTGGCGGTGAAGGCGGGCAAGCCCGCGGTCATGCCCCATATCGACATGCCGATGTTCCGCCAAATGTCGCGGCTGCTGTTGGGCAAGGATTTGCCGGAAATGTCGATGGCCGTCGCTTTCCAGCATGGCGGTTTCACGACCGACACCCGCGTCCGGGCCGCAAAGGACATCCCGCCAGCGGACTTCAAGGTCATCGTGGTGGGAGCGGGAATGATGGGGATCAATGCCGCTGTGAAACTGCAGCAGGCAGGGTTCGACTACACTATCCTGGAAGCGATGGACAAGGTGGGCGGCAACTGGCTGACCAACACCTATCCGGGGGCTGCGGTCGATACGCCCAGCCGGGTCTATTCCTTTTCGTTCGCGCCCAATGCGTCATGGACCCAATTCTATCCGCGCGGTCCCGAATTCCTGTCCTATCTGGAACGCGTCACCGACAAATTCGCTTTGCGTGAGCGCATCCGCTTCGGCACATGGGTAGAGGGCGCCGAATGGGACGAGGCGCGCAAGATCTGGACGGTCAGGGCCGTACGCGACGGCAAATCCGAGACGCATGAATGCAACGTGCTCATCATGGCGGTCGGCCCGAACAATAATCCCAATTACCCCAATGTGAAGAATATCGACGTCTTCAAGGGACCGGTCATCCATTCGGCAGCCTGGGATCATAGCGTCGATCTGGAAGGCAAAAAGGTGGTGCTGGTGGGCACCGGCTGCTCGGGTGTGCAGGTGGCGACCGCCATTGCCGACACGGTAGACGAACTGGTCGTCGTCCAGCGCCAGCCCGAGCATATCATCCCCAATCCGCAAGCCCACGCATCCGTCGACGAAATCGAACGGATCGCCATGGAGCAGATTCCGTTCGTCGTGAACTGGAAGCGGCTGCAGAGCCTGGAAAGCCAGATGGGGGACATGCACGGCATGGTCATCAAGGATGACGATTATGCCGCGAAGACCGGCGGCTTCGGTCCGATCAACGATGGCATGCGGATGTACGCCGAGGGCTATCTACGGAGCCATTTCCCCGACGATCCGGAAATGGTCGAATCGCTGACGCCCAATTTCCCGGTCTTCGCGAAGCGTCCGATTCTGGATTGCGGCTTCTATGACACGATCAAGAAGCCGAATGTCTCGATCGTTCGCGGCGAACTGGCCGAGGCCGACGACAATGCCGTCATCCTCTCCGATGGCACCCGCATCGAATGCGACGCGTTGCTGCTCGCGACCGGCTACAACCTCCATTTCGGCCGTCAATTCGACATTCGCGGCACCGACGGCAGGACGCTCAAGGATGCTTTCGATCCTCACCCCTTCTCCTATGAAGGCATGTTGATCACCGGCTTCCCCAACTTCGTCTTCATGGGCGCGCCGTACAGCTATCTGGTCGCCAACCATGCGGTCGTGAGCGAACAGCAGGTCCATTACATCGTCGAACTGCTGCAATGGATGGTCGATGACCATCTCGCCTCCTTCGACGTGACGCCTGCCGCCACCAGGGCGTTCGTCGATGATGTCGACGCCAATCTCGCGCGATCGGCCTGGGTCCAATGCGGCAGCGCCCATGGCTATTATCGCGACAAGGGGAACGACGGAAAGAAGAAGGTCATCCTCGCCATCCCGCGCCATAATTCCCGTATCTGGCATGATCTGCGAAGCCCGCGCGAGGAGGATTTCGGCGTGACGAGACGCGAAGGCGGGCAGCCAGCGGGCGATCGCAAGATGGACATGTTGACGATCTGACCGCGCGGAATGGCGCCAGCCCATTTTCAGACCCATTTCCAGACGAGGATAATTTATGACCGATCCACGCCCCGCCGGCAGCAATGATGGCATGACCTTCGCCTTTTCCAAGACCTTCGTGAGAGATCTGGACGCGATGGCGAAATTCTATGAGGACGTCCTTGGGCTCATTCCGTTCAACCGCCACCAGGATGCGATGTTCGGTCGCGCGATCGATGAAATCACATATCAGGCCAGTTATGCCGGTGGTCCCGCGCTGACCCTGATCGCTTATGTCGAGGGCGAAGCACCCGCTGCAGGGGAGGCCGTGCAGGGTTTTGTAACGCAGGATCTCGATGCCGTCTGCGCCCGCGCGACGGCGGCCGGAGGAGCGGTTCCCGATCCGATCCGCGAGGTGCCTGAATTCGGGCTTCGCGTGGCGTTCGTCATCGATCCGGAAGGCCATATCAACGAAGTCATCCAGATGTTGAACCACTAACCAAGCCGCAAGTCAGGAGATTGACCA
Encoded proteins:
- a CDS encoding tannase/feruloyl esterase family alpha/beta hydrolase, which gives rise to MIRHASHWFTTSALATLIVACAPVSAASPVAPNASDGGRCAAFANTLRGHWPDASTRVTSADFVPQGPAPKPDPRDFQYDATPLKSHCDIRAVMAERKGVDGQSYAIKFHLRLPLDWNGRFLFQGGGGTNGEIGNALGATAGVGLVTPALAQGYAVVSQDSGHDNAVNSDPTKGGAVAFGFDPEARRNYAYASLDAVTQAAKAAVTTFYGKAPRYSYFAGCSKGGQEGLALAHRYPNSFNGIVAAAPGMSLPRAGLAQTWDAQHFGRLLKPDAKGVRPFSQFASLYSPAQLGIVRSAVLKACDGKDGLVDGLVMRIDQCTNADVLPVLHSFTCKGDQSGQCLSRAQIDILSKSLSGPRKRDGTALYASFPWDGGIGAPGWAVWKLGLAKEGVPALNILIGGSALPTIFQTPPTLASPDPQKLLQWQMAYDFDRDADAIYRTAAPFSESGWDMMSARSPDIDAFRAAGGKLIVPHGAADPVFTLNDTLQWYREMDARYHGAASDTARIFPVPGMNHCEGGPATDRYDAFAAMVAWVEQGRAPDRLHGVASAASPWPGRTRPICKYPEYARYKGKGDIEREDSFECVR
- a CDS encoding ROK family protein encodes the protein MAGVIDKDTLIAGVELGGTKCIATLARGRTILHQSRWPTRGPETLDDIAAALDGWRRGAPFAAIGIASFGPLCLDPADPHFGHMENTPKPGWAGVDVHGHFARRFAIPVGIDTDVAGAALAEGAWGASTDCPVHVYATIGTGVGLGIVVDGKAVHGRLHPEAGHMRIRRTPGDTFAGACPAHGDCLEGLIGGPALAARANRPLAEVPDDDIIWQRVAAELGEWAAMLILCLSPHRLVIGGGVLDHRPALLDNIRVAVADNLGSYLAGLDLDALHDLIVPPGLGREAGPLGAIIIGQNALRETPA
- a CDS encoding glycoside hydrolase family 68 protein, encoding MSGTIIPTRWTAQDVMRIKAAPESYAPLITAQPRVIDSLDLWDYWPVQHADGHPAQIAGGTLFISLSAPILPDPDARHAMARMRLLHNVGANWHDLGPVLPDGLSPGSREWSGSAMLSPDGVTITLYYTVAGIRDEAEISFVQRLFQTSARLSVEKDSVILSPWATPKECVTPDDVHYSSDMTGGGAIGSIKAFRDPAFFRDPADGAEYLLFAGSLARSTSAWNGAVGIARRIAENGWQILPPLVDADGLNNELERPHVIVRNGLYYLFWSTQTKVFAPSGPAGPTGLYGMVAERLSGPWRPLNGSGLVFGNPPAAPYQAYSWLVLPDLRVQSFVDLVGLTEPPRDVAQARAHFGGTPAPELQIMLDGERAWLA
- a CDS encoding LacI family DNA-binding transcriptional regulator, producing MKRQKAASLADLSILAGVSISTVSRSLADNPLVAKATRDRIKQLARDHDFQINVAARNFRLRRTGAIGVVLPLGHETEQHLTDPFFMSLIASLADALADRSHDLLLSRVIPSNDRWLQAFVDSGKVDGVIIVGQSNQIDAIEQVSATYDPLVVWGASVAGYNQMTVGSDNFEGGRLAARRLLSTGRKRLTFLGNPDVPEFEARFAGFNHAIAQENVPPGFVLPTHVTPEASYAAIRDYMRNHPTPDGIFAASDVIALSALRAIADHGLRVPEDIAVIGYDDVFIASQTTPSLTTIRQDVALGARMMIDLLFQRIAGKKTASISLPPTLVLRASA
- a CDS encoding TetR/AcrR family transcriptional regulator; amino-acid sequence: MSEIQAKRRAGRPKADEAEQKRQRLIAMALEEFAHMGFRAASLRDIAEKAEVSSRTLYNYYPDKLALFEACLDYSGRQIQPDLPHLEGDLHSRLVTYATEMQRQLFPPLSLQIARLIYREGGDFDELRQISRIQFERYQVMPVVSILEGEGMAEAASHPIATQFVVMALGEWQRRLLLGGEPMTDAEMRAHADLVTTIFLNGIHSTL
- a CDS encoding flavin-containing monooxygenase, encoding MQGRDSSDDRMMQSGTEAAIQALDPVMALMSLIQITGDRTLLHHYWDALDGRQETVVEAFRDINAHDLRKRVDPVIAAEIRDALRVAVKAGKPAVMPHIDMPMFRQMSRLLLGKDLPEMSMAVAFQHGGFTTDTRVRAAKDIPPADFKVIVVGAGMMGINAAVKLQQAGFDYTILEAMDKVGGNWLTNTYPGAAVDTPSRVYSFSFAPNASWTQFYPRGPEFLSYLERVTDKFALRERIRFGTWVEGAEWDEARKIWTVRAVRDGKSETHECNVLIMAVGPNNNPNYPNVKNIDVFKGPVIHSAAWDHSVDLEGKKVVLVGTGCSGVQVATAIADTVDELVVVQRQPEHIIPNPQAHASVDEIERIAMEQIPFVVNWKRLQSLESQMGDMHGMVIKDDDYAAKTGGFGPINDGMRMYAEGYLRSHFPDDPEMVESLTPNFPVFAKRPILDCGFYDTIKKPNVSIVRGELAEADDNAVILSDGTRIECDALLLATGYNLHFGRQFDIRGTDGRTLKDAFDPHPFSYEGMLITGFPNFVFMGAPYSYLVANHAVVSEQQVHYIVELLQWMVDDHLASFDVTPAATRAFVDDVDANLARSAWVQCGSAHGYYRDKGNDGKKKVILAIPRHNSRIWHDLRSPREEDFGVTRREGGQPAGDRKMDMLTI
- a CDS encoding VOC family protein; the encoded protein is MTDPRPAGSNDGMTFAFSKTFVRDLDAMAKFYEDVLGLIPFNRHQDAMFGRAIDEITYQASYAGGPALTLIAYVEGEAPAAGEAVQGFVTQDLDAVCARATAAGGAVPDPIREVPEFGLRVAFVIDPEGHINEVIQMLNH